A genomic region of Nitrospirota bacterium contains the following coding sequences:
- the hisS gene encoding histidine--tRNA ligase, whose product MSIQAIKGVKDVLPADIHLWQHLESTARSLFEDYGFTEIRVPVFEYTELFARSIGASTDIVEKEMYTFEDRDGKKITLRPEGTAGTVRAFVEHKLYVDAQLTKLYYLGPMFRHERPQKGRYRQFYQIGVEALGIDHPHVDIEILVMLHTLFAKLGIPGLTLQINSLGDGVCRGGYRDALKEYLKGKLPELCADCQRRYETNPLRVLDCKVDADKFADSPVMLDHLCGPCKAHFETVESGLTSLGVPFTVNPRLVRGLDYYTRTTFELVMGQMGAQNTVAAGGRYDGLVKEIGGPETPGIGFALGVERAVSLMDASRLRQPRPDLFLSALGEQAVAFVLPLIHALRAAGIRVETDYTGASLKSQMKKADKSGAAHTLIVGDQELQSKTGILRNMQTKEQVTVPLDALVGEMKARGGRG is encoded by the coding sequence ATGAGCATCCAGGCCATCAAGGGCGTGAAGGACGTGCTTCCCGCCGATATTCATCTCTGGCAGCATCTTGAATCGACCGCGCGGTCATTATTCGAAGATTACGGGTTCACCGAGATCAGGGTCCCCGTATTCGAATACACCGAGCTGTTCGCGCGGAGCATCGGCGCGTCGACGGACATCGTGGAAAAGGAGATGTACACCTTCGAGGACCGCGACGGGAAAAAGATCACCCTGAGACCCGAGGGGACCGCCGGCACGGTACGCGCGTTCGTGGAACATAAGCTGTACGTCGATGCGCAGCTCACGAAGCTGTACTACCTTGGCCCCATGTTCCGGCACGAGCGGCCGCAGAAAGGCCGCTACCGCCAGTTCTACCAGATCGGGGTCGAGGCGCTGGGGATCGATCATCCCCACGTAGACATCGAGATCCTGGTCATGCTGCACACCCTGTTCGCGAAGCTCGGCATACCTGGCCTGACGCTCCAGATCAACTCCCTGGGGGACGGTGTTTGCCGCGGGGGCTACCGGGATGCGCTGAAGGAGTATCTTAAGGGAAAGCTGCCGGAACTCTGTGCTGATTGCCAGCGGCGGTACGAGACGAACCCGCTCCGGGTGCTGGACTGCAAGGTGGACGCGGACAAGTTCGCAGATTCTCCGGTCATGCTGGACCATCTCTGCGGACCCTGCAAGGCACACTTCGAAACGGTCGAAAGCGGGCTCACCAGCCTGGGCGTCCCCTTCACCGTGAACCCACGCCTCGTCCGCGGCCTTGACTACTACACCCGCACGACATTCGAACTCGTCATGGGCCAGATGGGCGCGCAGAACACGGTCGCGGCCGGGGGACGCTATGACGGCCTGGTAAAGGAGATCGGCGGACCCGAAACGCCCGGCATCGGTTTCGCGCTCGGGGTCGAGCGTGCGGTGTCCCTCATGGACGCGTCGCGGCTTCGGCAGCCCCGTCCGGACCTGTTCCTCTCCGCGCTCGGCGAGCAGGCCGTTGCGTTCGTGCTGCCCCTGATACACGCTCTCCGGGCGGCCGGCATCCGGGTCGAGACCGATTACACGGGTGCGAGCCTCAAGAGCCAGATGAAGAAGGCGGACAAGTCGGGTGCCGCGCACACGCTGATCGTGGGAGACCAGGAACTGCAGTCGAAGACCGGCATTCTCCGCAACATGCAGACCAAAGAGCAGGTCACGGTGCCCCTTGACGCTCTTGTCGGAGAGATGAAGGCGAGAGGGGGACGCGGATAA
- a CDS encoding metallophosphoesterase family protein produces the protein MKVGVISDTHVPVVGTSLPAAVFELFKGVDLILHAGDIVDLSVLEELRVVAPVEAVAGNMDDAEAQARLPRKKVLRLGKFAIGLIHGKYRIDVQREMIRKEFDQVDLIVYGHSHVPFWGLADGVYYLNPGSPTDKRYAPYNSVALLHIGDELRAEIIRI, from the coding sequence ATGAAGGTTGGTGTCATATCGGATACTCACGTACCTGTTGTCGGCACCTCGCTTCCCGCCGCTGTGTTCGAACTTTTCAAAGGAGTTGACCTGATACTCCACGCCGGCGATATCGTCGACCTGTCGGTCCTCGAGGAGCTTAGGGTGGTCGCGCCCGTCGAGGCCGTGGCAGGGAACATGGATGATGCAGAAGCGCAGGCCCGTCTTCCGCGGAAGAAAGTCCTCAGGCTCGGGAAGTTCGCCATCGGCCTTATCCACGGCAAGTACAGGATCGACGTGCAGCGGGAGATGATCAGGAAAGAGTTCGACCAGGTCGACCTCATCGTCTACGGCCATTCCCATGTGCCATTCTGGGGGCTGGCGGATGGCGTCTACTATCTGAACCCCGGCAGCCCGACGGACAAACGCTACGCGCCCTACAACTCGGTCGCCCTCCTCCACATCGGCGATGAACTTCGGGCGGAGATCATCCGGATCTGA
- a CDS encoding phosphoglucomutase/phosphomannomutase family protein, which produces MAVEKIKFGTSGWRGVIADDFTSARVRAVTQAIADHLGAQGLKDKGVIVGYDTRFLSERFAVESVRVLAANGIRSFLSNRDSPTPAVAFEIIRRKAAGGINFTASHNPPEYNGLKFSAAWGGPALPETTKDIETRANALVDKNSVPAMPLAEARQKGMVEDADLRRFYLDDLRKKIDFEPIRKAKLKIGADLLYGTGRDYLDTLLREAGCSVSVVHGHRDAFFGGRSPEPSEENLAELVETIRKGRLDLGLAVDGDADRFGVVDSDGTCINPNQVLALLLDYLCRTRGWKGGAARSIATSHLVDAVAKKHGIEVYETGVGFKYIGDLLVQGKIIFGGEESAGLTMKDHVPEKDGILACLLVAEMVASEKKSIREMLKRLYKEVGTILNERIDIHLTEANRKAVGERLSQPLSELGDLRVKGKKTTADGTKYMLEDDSWVLMRASGTEPVVRVYVEAGSEELVKELVNAGRAFVLGQ; this is translated from the coding sequence ATGGCGGTTGAGAAGATAAAGTTCGGAACATCGGGATGGCGCGGCGTCATCGCCGATGATTTCACCTCCGCGCGGGTCAGGGCGGTGACGCAGGCCATCGCCGACCATCTCGGTGCGCAGGGGCTGAAGGACAAGGGCGTCATCGTGGGGTACGATACGCGCTTCCTGTCCGAACGCTTTGCCGTTGAATCGGTAAGGGTGCTCGCGGCCAACGGCATCCGCTCCTTTCTTTCGAACCGCGACTCTCCCACTCCCGCGGTGGCCTTCGAGATCATCCGGAGAAAGGCCGCAGGCGGCATCAATTTCACCGCCAGCCACAACCCCCCTGAATACAACGGCCTCAAATTCTCCGCGGCATGGGGCGGCCCCGCCCTGCCCGAAACGACCAAAGACATAGAAACCCGCGCGAATGCCCTCGTCGACAAGAACTCGGTCCCGGCCATGCCGCTCGCGGAAGCGAGGCAGAAGGGCATGGTGGAGGACGCTGACCTGCGGCGGTTCTACCTGGACGATCTCCGCAAGAAGATCGATTTCGAGCCGATCAGGAAAGCAAAGCTCAAGATCGGTGCCGACCTGCTCTATGGGACGGGCAGGGACTATCTGGACACGCTGCTGCGCGAGGCGGGATGCTCCGTATCCGTCGTGCACGGGCACCGCGATGCGTTCTTCGGAGGCAGGTCGCCCGAGCCGTCTGAAGAGAACCTGGCGGAGCTGGTCGAAACGATCAGAAAGGGACGGCTCGACCTGGGGCTGGCTGTTGACGGGGACGCCGACCGCTTCGGCGTCGTGGACAGCGACGGGACCTGCATCAACCCGAACCAGGTCCTTGCCCTGCTCCTGGACTACCTCTGCCGCACGCGCGGCTGGAAAGGCGGCGCCGCCCGCTCCATCGCAACCTCCCACCTCGTGGATGCGGTGGCAAAGAAACACGGCATCGAGGTCTACGAGACCGGCGTGGGGTTCAAGTACATCGGCGATCTTCTCGTGCAGGGCAAGATCATCTTCGGAGGCGAGGAAAGCGCCGGTCTGACCATGAAGGACCATGTCCCGGAAAAGGACGGCATCCTTGCCTGCCTCCTGGTTGCCGAAATGGTCGCAAGCGAGAAAAAATCGATCCGGGAAATGCTGAAGCGGCTCTACAAGGAGGTAGGGACGATCCTGAACGAACGGATCGACATCCACCTGACCGAAGCGAACCGGAAGGCGGTCGGCGAACGCCTGAGCCAGCCGCTCAGCGAACTGGGGGACCTGCGGGTCAAGGGCAAGAAGACCACGGCCGATGGCACCAAGTATATGCTCGAGGACGACAGCTGGGTGCTGATGCGCGCCTCGGGAACGGAGCCGGTGGTCCGGGTCTATGTGGAAGCCGGGTCCGAGGAACTGGTGAAGGAACTCGTCAACGCCGGCAGGGCTTTCGTTCTGGGACAGTAG
- the eno gene encoding phosphopyruvate hydratase, which yields MSEIIDVYAREVLDSRGNPTIEADVILESGAMGRAIVPSGASTGEREALELRDGGKRYLGKGVQRAVNNVIEVIAPVISGMDASEQAVIDRTMIELDGTETKKKLGANALLAVSMAVAKAAAEDAGLPLYHYLGGPNAKELPVPMMNVLNGGAHADNNVDFQEFMIIPAGAKTCADAIRIGAEVFHNLKSVLKKKGYNTAVGDEGGFAPNLRSNEEACQVILEAVQKAGYKAGRDVFLGLDVASSEFYEKGVYDMKGEGKKMSSDKMIKFYESWIRQYPIISIEDGMSEKDWKGWKLLTDHLGSRVQLVGDDIFVTNTTIFKQGIEQGIANSILIKLNQIGTLTETLDAIEMAKRAGYTAVVSHRSGETEDSTIADLAVAANTGQIKTGSLSRTDRIAKYNQLIRIEEELGDAAVYRGKDVFSRISMKK from the coding sequence ATGAGCGAGATCATCGATGTGTACGCGCGAGAGGTACTGGATTCGAGGGGCAACCCGACAATAGAGGCCGATGTCATTCTGGAGAGCGGGGCCATGGGCCGCGCCATTGTACCGAGCGGCGCATCCACGGGCGAGCGCGAAGCGCTCGAGCTCCGCGACGGCGGCAAGCGCTACCTGGGCAAGGGAGTGCAGAGGGCCGTGAACAACGTGATCGAGGTGATCGCGCCGGTCATCAGCGGGATGGATGCCTCGGAGCAGGCGGTTATCGACAGGACCATGATCGAGCTGGACGGCACGGAGACCAAGAAAAAACTGGGCGCCAATGCTCTCCTTGCCGTATCTATGGCTGTTGCGAAGGCAGCCGCCGAGGACGCGGGGCTGCCGCTCTACCATTACCTCGGCGGTCCGAACGCGAAGGAGTTGCCGGTCCCGATGATGAACGTGCTGAACGGAGGAGCACACGCGGACAACAACGTTGACTTCCAGGAGTTCATGATCATCCCGGCGGGCGCAAAGACCTGTGCCGATGCTATCAGGATCGGCGCGGAAGTCTTCCATAACCTGAAGTCGGTGCTGAAGAAAAAAGGGTACAACACCGCCGTCGGCGACGAAGGCGGGTTCGCTCCGAACCTTCGGTCGAACGAGGAGGCCTGCCAGGTCATCCTTGAAGCGGTCCAGAAGGCGGGATACAAAGCGGGCAGGGACGTGTTCCTGGGACTTGACGTCGCCTCCAGCGAGTTCTACGAGAAGGGCGTCTACGACATGAAGGGCGAGGGCAAGAAGATGTCCTCGGACAAGATGATCAAGTTCTACGAGAGCTGGATCCGTCAGTATCCGATCATCTCCATCGAGGACGGCATGTCCGAAAAGGACTGGAAGGGCTGGAAGCTGCTGACGGACCATCTGGGGAGCAGGGTCCAGCTCGTGGGAGACGATATCTTCGTCACGAACACCACAATCTTCAAACAGGGAATCGAGCAGGGCATCGCGAACTCGATCCTGATCAAGCTGAACCAGATCGGAACGCTCACGGAGACCCTCGACGCCATCGAGATGGCGAAGCGCGCCGGGTACACGGCCGTTGTCTCGCACCGCTCGGGCGAGACCGAGGACTCGACGATCGCCGATCTTGCCGTGGCCGCGAACACGGGACAGATCAAGACAGGCTCGCTCTCGCGTACGGACCGCATCGCCAAGTACAACCAGCTCATCCGCATCGAGGAAGAGCTCGGCGATGCTGCGGTGTATCGAGGCAAGGACGTGTTCTCCCGTATCAGTATGAAAAAATGA